DNA sequence from the Halichoerus grypus chromosome 8, mHalGry1.hap1.1, whole genome shotgun sequence genome:
TCTTTCATCATTCCTCATGGTGTGTTTTGAGTCTCTGCAACATAATCCTGCCTTGTTCTGGGTATTTATAAATTCCTCTTGATGGACAGCATTTCGGGAGAGCAAAATGGCAACCACACTCATCCCAGTCCTCTGCAGCCTAGGACACGATAATACCTTTCCTGGTGGCCACTGTTAATCAGCCGGGCACAGGAGACTGGCCACAGGCGTCTCTCCCACTTGAGAGCACTGTCTGAAGCTGACTGTGCTTATTACTCCAAACTGGAAGGTCATGATGGCTTGGCCTTCGGGATGGAAATTCTTCTTGCCTTCAAGCTTCTTGACGTGGATTTCCTAATTTCATTAGCtagagaatgaataaagaaaaggccaggtgtgcctggctggctcagtcggtggagcgtgtgactcttgatctcggggttgtgggttgagccccatgctgggtgtagagattacttaaaaataaaatctttaaaaaaatgaagggcgcctgggtggctcagatggttaagcatctgcctttcggctcaggttttagtcccaggatcgagccccatgtcggcctctcagctcagcagggagtctgcttctccctctccctctgcctcttcccctacttgtgctcactctctctcaaataaataaataatcttaaaaaaattttttttaaatgaaataaaatagaaaaggccAATAGTGTCTTCAAAGTTATTTTGTCCTTATGCGCCTAActccatgaaattttaaaacttattagaTACTTGTTAGTATCTCACAGTTAAAAGGCATAGGccccttttctcatttaaatttttattgcgATAActatagattcacatgcagttgtcaaaaaataatacagagatatCCCTTTTATTCTTTGCCCAGTTTCtcccaatggtaacattttacaaaactatagtaGGATATCATAACCAGGGTATTCATATTAATACAATCCACtgatcttattcagatttccagttttacttgtactcagttatatatgtgtgtgtgtctgtgtgttaaGTGGTATACAATTTTATCACCTATCTAGGGCATAGATATCTATAAATTAAAGGCTTCATAAAAATAtcttcttgggacacctgggtggctcagtcgctaagcatctgtctttggctcaggtcatgatctgtgagtcctgggatcgagccccatatgggtatggggctccgtgctccacattgactggggagtctgcttctccctctccctctgcatgcttttcccctgcttgtgctctctctgtgtcaaataaatataaaaaaaatcttaaataaaaaataaatttaaaataaaattgaaaaatatagcatcttctttcttttctatcatctgACTCAAATTCTCAAATTTTCTGCTAGGGAGAGGCTGTTGTTCTCCATCCTGTCAGAATAGTGGAATCTTATccacaaatgaaatttttaatagtaaaagTAACATAATTACATCAAATCTAAAATTATCCTATTATATACATGGCAGTATCTATTCCAGCGATTTGTTAATGACAAAATGAATCTAAGTGCTTAAAACAACCAGCCTGTCAGGCAGCTTTTACTTATTATTAAAGAGAGGGGAATTCTTAGGTGACAAGCTAGAGAATCCCCTCAAAAGGAGTTAGTGACTTGcgtttcttttccctcctcctcatcAGCATTCATAGGCTACTTAGGGTCAAGCACCATACTTTTTTGGTCACAAATAAAAGTACAAGAAATCAGATAGAATGACTACTAAGTCAATTAAAAAAGAGGAACAATTTTATTGAACACTCCCTTCAAGTCATGCTGCCAAAAAGAGAGGGAATTCTCCCTAGACAGAATTTTATTTAGAGCCATAGTTTATAATTAAGTTGGATTTAAGGGCAAACAGTATTTCTTTACTTGGAAGGGTTCGGCCCTATTCATCCATGAACCTCAGAGTTTCTTAGCTATTTGGAAAGGAAATAGATGTGAATTGAAATTGTTATTCACATAATATCACTAGtgtgctattcttttcttaaattggTCTGTTAGGTAAAATGTGAATTTGAAAGTTTAGAAGAAGGTGAGAGCTTATTTTCACATAGTTTGAATAAGGAGCAGAGCTTGAGCAAATGAGAAATGCTATTATGGGAGTCCtaaatttttcatatatgtattgttattaattaattgttattatttcagTTGCAGTATCCAGTTTATTGGGACCATCTCGAATTCTGTGATGGATTCAGAAAACTTTTAGACCATTTACAACTGGATAAAGTGAGTCCCCTAAAACTAAttatttaaatgtgattttaaggCAACATTTACATTGTAAAGGCTGGTgttgtctttcttttgttttttaaaagataatttttttgagatataattcacataccatacaatttacccTTTTCAAGTGTGTGAgtatggtttttaatatattcacagataggtgcaaccatcaccacagtcaactttaggacattttttttcaccgcaaaaagaaaccccatttcgttagcagtcactcctcaccCTTCCTCCCACTGGCCTTGGCAACTTACTCTACTTTCTGCCTGTGTAAATGTACCCTTTCtgggtattttatataaatggaatcatgcaatattcaTCTTTTCTAACTGACTAATTCAGTGTAATGTTTGCATGGATCATCTAAGTAGTAGCCTGTGTCAGTACTTCGTATTCCTCTTTATGGTCTGATACTATCCCATTGTGTAGgtgtaccacattttatttagccATTTGTCAGTTGATGCACGTTTGGATTGTTGCCATTGTTTGGCTATTAGAAATAACACTGCTccgaacattcatgtacaggtttttgtgtggacatgtgtttttgGTTCTCTTGCGTAtgtacctaggagtagaattaccAAATCATAGTTTTCTTAAACATAAATtatgggacacttgggtggctcagttggttaagcatctgccttcggctcacgtcatgatcccggggtcctgggatcaagccccatatcggctccctgttcagcggggatcctgcttctccctctccctctccctgccattccccctgcttgtgctcgctctctctctgacaaataaataaataaaatcttaaaaaaaaaaagattctttaaaaaaaaattaagtggtttCATTTTCTAGTGCAATctgtagataatatttttttttaaagattttatttatttatttgacagaccgagagagagggaacacaagcagggaaagtgggagatggaaaggcagactccccgctgagcagggatcccagtgtggggcttgatcccaggaccctgagatcatgacctgagccaaaggcagacgcttaacgactgagccacctaggcgccctgataatatttttttttaacttgtatttgtATACACAAATTGTTTTCTTGACAGGATgtatataaattgtatttaattacAATATTTCCTGTATGTTGAACTGCGGTAGATATTTCGTCTAATGACGAATGTCATCATTATATTCTGTGGTTGGTGATAACTAAAacaacttttttggggggtatttATGTTCAGGATTGATTATTTTAGTATccttcttgtgtctgttggcaatTAGGTTCATCTTTTTGGGGCTTCTTTGGGAGGCTTTTTGGCTCAGAAATTTGCTGAGTATACACACAAATCTCCCAGAGTCCATTCCCTCATCCTCTGCAATTCCTTCAGTGACACCTCTATCTTCAACCAAACTTGGACTGCAAACAGGTAAGAATGTAAACATTTGGCCAAAATTATGATTTTTGCtctgtggaatttttaaaatgttgacttttgggggttttttttgttgttgttgcactaaggagcagggggtaggggttatatctgcttctatcttctgaaaCTACCCtggcttttaaaattagaaacaatcaggggcgcctgggtggctcagtcggttaagtggctgccttcggctcaggtcatgatcccagggtcctgggatcgagacccgcatcgggctccctgcttggcggggagcctgcttctccctctccctctgcctgcctctctgtctacttgttctctctctctatctctctgtcaaataaataaaatctttaaaaaaaaaaaaattagaaacaatcagggtgcctgggtggctcaggtggttaagcgtctgccttcggctcaggtcatgatcccggggtcctgggatccagcccgcatccggctccctgctcagcagggagcctgcttctccctctgcctctgcctctttctctgtctctcatgaataaataaataaaatcttaaaaaaaaaaaaagaaacaatcagaggcacctgggtggtgtgggtggtgcagtcagttgagcttccacctcttggtttgtttgtttttttattttattttattttatttatttgacagagagagacacagcgatagagggaacacaagcagggggagttggggagggagaagcaggcttcctggtgagcagggagcccgatgcggggctcgatcctaggaccctgggatcatgacctgagctaaaggcagacgcttaacgactgagccacccaggtgtcccccaactgttgattttggctcaggtcatgatcccaggattgtgagatcaagccctgcttcggattctgtgctcagcgtggtgtctgcttgagattctttatccctctgcctctgcccctctctctcgttctctctctctctcaaataaatagataaatctttataaataacatTAGAAACAATCAcctttgcaaaagaaaagaatggaatgaACTCTGAATTCAGCTATTTCTATTACTCTGAATTATTGTTTAGCTTTGTTTAAGGTAGTCATGCTCTTACAGTTTCTCTTCAGTGCCTTGTTCCACTTACTATTTTGTGTAAACAGTGCTATCTATTGATTGTCACAGTTTCTTTGGGCATTTGGCTTCCCCCAATTTTTCATCATGTTCTACTGTAAATCTTTgtacaaattactttttttccttccctttctgggtTATTTCCTTGAGATGTGGCTCCAAAAATAGAGGGAATAGAACATTTAGTCTGTCAGCAGACGTTTTGCACATCATGACACGTTAACAGTAGTCAGCTTCCAGAATGATGGAAATGGTGGAACGCTCTGTGGGGCAGCCAGTGGGGTGCTTGTTTCCTTTGAGCCATCCTCTCATTGAAGATACCATTTTAAGTAGTTCAATCAGTATCTAATAGTACCTTAAAGCTGACTTAATGTGGTTTCTTTCATTGCTAGCGAGGCTAGGCCCTACCCTAAAGCATAGGGTAAACATGAGTAAACATACCTGTATGATCAAGTTGATTTTCACAGAATGCTATAGGTAAACATTGTTTCCATGGTTTTCACATCTCTTTAAAATtgtaggggcacttggctggctcattTGATAAACCGTGCGACTCTTTAtttctgggtcatgagtttgagccccacattgggcgtatagcttacttaaaaaaaaaaaaaaaattgtactctGTTCTTTTTAAACGCTTCTCCTGATGTTATCTCAGTAGTTTGCTGAGCAATTGTGCAACAATACATTAGCTACAAATAGTTCATGTCCAGACAAGGCACTAAAGCTCATTGattatttttgatgattttaatgttgttttaattGTCAGAAGCCAAGACTGCCCCTACTTTGTGCTCCTCCTGCATGTGAGCTGCATTTTGCCAGGTATCTGAGTGCTTGCTGCACGCCACACAGTGAGGCGGCAGGGGCAGGCGAAGCCGGCAGGGTCTGCCTATTGGCTGCAGAGGGTACTCGGCAGCAGCGCCTTGAGAAGACAGGGAAGCTGTAGGGGGCGGGATGGAGAAAAGTAATGAAAGGTGACCAGCTGGCCTTGTGAGGGAAGCTCAACTTCCAACAAGCATTCCGTGGAGAACACGCATCAGAAGGTAGTCTGCTCCTTTTAGAAGTCATTTTCAGCAGAGGTTTAGAGAAAGTAGTTTTTACCCTACATAATGGCTCTCAACATTTGTAATTAATGGAATAAATACCAACTAAAAATCACATATAGAAATTCATAGATTGAATTGCTTTGAATTAGCCCAGTTGAATCTACTAGTAGCAAACTTCGGGACGTACGATAACTCTTTCATTTTGCTGTTTTGAAATATCAGTCATTCAAAGGTGATATAAACCTGAAGGTTGACAACATCttaagttttcagttttctttctttttttttttttaagatttatttacttattttagagggcggggagggggagagggagagggagaatctccagcagactccctgctgagcacagagcccaaggcggggctggatcccacaaccctgagatcgtcacctgagccaaaatcaagagctggccacttaactgactgagccatacaggtgccccaagttttcagttttctaaaggaaatagttTAGCCATTGGAAATAAGGccaattggggtgcctgggtggctcagtcgttaagcgtctgccttcggctcaggtcatgatcccacggtcctgggatcgagccccaaatcaggctcccggctcggcgggaagcctgcttctccctctcccactccccctgcttgtgttccctctctcgctgtgtctctctctgtcaaataaataaataaataaaattaaaaaaaaaaaaggaaataaggccaattaaaaaaaaaaatcttagaattaTCAAAATGTCTACCTTGGTAAAGATATTTGAAATACTGCTTTATAATTATTCTAAATtctcaaataaaacattaatcaTATTAAACCATAACTCTTTGGGAGCacgagaaaatatatataaaaataagatgctTCAAGAACAGCTTTTTGAAAGAAGAGACTAGGTCTTTTTATCTTTAGATCCTAAGTACCAGCTAATACAAAGCTTCAGTATCAAATGAATATTCACTATTTTTGTGTAGTCTTACAGATTTAAATGATCAGGTCTTTGTTTTACAGCTTTTGGCTGATGCCATCATTTATGCTCAAAAAAATTGTTCTCGGAAACTTTTCATCTGGCCCAGTGGACCCTATGATGGCTGATGCTATTGATTTTATGGTGGACAGGGTAAGGATCATGGCATTGGAATGGGGACACCTTGTACTAGGAATTTTCATGTCTCCTTGGTTCCTGATGATATATCTGTCTCATTGAGTATGTGTTAGAGATGTTTGTTAAGATGTTTCCATATTTACTTTAATATGCCCAACAGATGTTACTGCTGGTAAGTAATTCATCAGAATCACTtgtggggagcttttaaaaatacagattccaggaacacctggctggctcagctggtagaacgtatgactcttaatctcggggtcatgagttcaagccccacgttggaagcagagcctacatttaaaaaaaaaaagaaaaatacggATTCCAAGCCCTCACCAGCTCATTGAACTGGAATCCCTGGGCATTGGGTATgggtatttgtatttttactctACAgacttccccctcctcctccccgagGGGAGTCTGAAGTAGCAGGTCTGCAGACTTACATTTAGGGGCTATGGGACTAGGTGATTTTTTTGAGGTCTCTTTCAGCTCCAAAATCTCTTAAAATGTTGATCTGTCACTGTGGGGCTTTGGGAAATGGCTTGCTGCCCACAGGCACCTGGTTGAAGAGGCAGTTCAGGGTGAGGGCTATTGAATGCCCCAGAATAGAACAACGCCACCAGCTGGGAGGCCCAGTGCTGGGCTCTCAGATACATTGTATTTCCTCACTGGTGATCTGGCCCACCACACATGCCACTTTTATAAGTGCAGATATTATCTGTGGATTTAATATAAATGTGAGGCACAAAATGAATTCATAaactttgcctttgttttttcctgcagCTGGAAAGTTTGGGTCAGAGTGAACTGGCTTCAAGACTTACCCTGAATTGTCAAAATTCTTACGTGGAACCGCATAAGATTCGGGACATCCCTGTGACCATTATGGATGTAAGCTTCCTTTTAAGTAAAATAGATgctttacctttttaaatgtatatttcaagAGCTTCctcataattattataaaatttttcagtgCGCCTCTTCAAATGCtgccttggattttttttttttttttttttacaaccgcTCCCCCCGCCAGCTTTTTCAGTTCTAAAACGATCAGTTTATTGCTTGTCCCATATTTTCCCTGGTAGGAATAACACCATTGAAATCAGaataaacataaacaaacatGGTAGTCCTCAtccattttgatgtatttttgcTATTGTCATCACCAGAGATTGCACTTTAGCTATTACACATCTGTGCAGCAAAGAAAAATTGCCTCACGGGGGGCAGAGAATCAAGAATTCCATAAAGTCTAATTAGCACAGAAGCTTGCTGCTTATATTTTTgagttgtggtaaaatacacataacgaaatttaccattttaaccatatttcagtgtacagctcagtggcatgaagtacatttacaatgttgtgaaactgtcaccaccatccatttccagaactttccatcatCCCAacctgaaactctgtacccattaaacccTAGCTCAccagtccctcctcctcccagaccCTGGTGACCAACAttatactttctgtctccatgtaTTCGACTATTCTATGCACCTCATGTCAGTGGAATCCCATAATATTTGTAcgtctgtgtctggcttatttcacttagcagaatgtcttcaaagtttattcatgttgtagcatgtattaaaGGCTGACTGATATTCTGTTATAGtgcataccacattttatttatccagtcatctgttgatgggcatttgggttattccaccttttggctattatgaatcatTCTGCTCTGAGTATTGGTGTACAGATACCTGTTTGAGTATccactttcacttcttttgggtccATACCTAGAAGGGAAATTGCCGAGCCATATGGTGATTCTGTGTTTGACTTTTTGCAGAACCAGATAGCATCTTCCACAgcggctataccattttacattcccaccagcagtgcccGAGGGTTCCAGTCATTCCgtatcctccccaacacttgttatttcctgtttgTTGACGATGGCCATTCTAATGGATGCacagtggtatttcattgtggttttggcttatttttttaaatcatataactATTTTGCCTCATAAATGGATGTATTGCTaaaatcaacatatttttaagaattgatTTTTGTCAGGAAATTATCCATTACAAGCACGTAAATAATAACTTCTCATTCTCCACTGTAATCTCTACATTTCGACATTTACCATGACACAGAACGAGCTTTTCAGTGCTCCTGGTAAAATATTTGGTCCTCACAGTGCATTTGCACTGCTTGCCCATCTTTCAAAGCTGAGCTCACCACTTGGGTACATGGTCGCTGAAAACTGTGTATAAGCTTTAGCACGTTGGAGATgcgttttgtgtgtgtgtgcttcattttaaaaattactttttgtaAACTTGTTTGTATGTGTGCAAACATAAGTTTATGTGGGCATTAAAAGATGTCTAGAATTACATACTCCAAACTGCTAACAGTGGCTCCCCCAGGAAAGGATCTGGACTTTTTCTTATACTCTTGAAAagttttttttggattttttttttcactgagcatATACCACTTATGTAACTGtttttaagtaataataaaatgtaaaaaaataaataaaagttcttttgggatttcagtgatttttttttgaaattaattggcattcattattaatattcttttaatttagttAGCTATGTTTGAGGAGAAAAAATTCATGATAGACTTTTTCCCCTAGTGAATGCAAGAGACATTTGACAACAAAATCCGTAGCTTATGTTGGAGTTAGAAGTCACCAGGATGAGCAGGAGATGACCCAGGCTGGCCAGGGGCTCAGCGGTGTCTCTTCACAAGCAAGAAATgctttgggaggcactttctacAATGTGCAAAGAACAGATTAAAATACCGGTAGGCTTcagctttgtgttttttttaaaggtatttgaCCAGAGTGCACTTTCAACTGAAGCTAAAGAAGAAATGTACAAACTGTATCCTAATGCCCGGAGGGCTCACCTTAAAACAGGAGGCAATTTCCCATACCTGTGCAGAAGTGCAGAGGTGAATCTTTATGTACAGGTAAGTCCCAGCTTGGAAGCCAGAGCACTTTTGAACCCGAAGTGTACGGTTTGAAAcataaagcttctttttttttttttttggtggtggaaTAAGAGAACTACAGAATTCTCTGTAGGAATGAGGCATTCACTTGAAAAAGATGGTTTACGTTAATAATTTATAGCAGAATTCAAGTGGGTATATTAGAGACAGTCAAGTGACTCTGTGCCTACCATCTCTTTTCTAAGAACAGCAGGCCCGCACCCGAACATACTGAAGTAGCCACGTCCTGTGATGTGACCTTGCCTCCTGGATACAGTGAATTCAATCAGAGCAGGACACCTTCATGAAGCAACTTCCTGATccatttttaatgcattaaaaaacaCACGCAGGggcaggcacctggctggctcggtcagaagagcatgcaactcccgatctcggggttgtgagttcgagcccatgtcgggtatagagattacttaaataaataaaacttaaaaaaaaaaaaaagcacacacacacgcaaaaactaacaaaaactgCCACTTCATCCTCTACCCAAATGGATATTAAAATAGCAGTGAGAAATTGTTGCTTTGGCAGTTTGGCAAGAAGTATCAAGAGCTTCAAAAACCAGTCACGTCCTTTGGTCCTGCCATCCATTTGTGGCAGTGATCCTAAGGAGAGGACCCTAAATTCAAAAAAACGTGATGCAGGGAGACAGTCATCATGGTCTCACTCAGAACCGCAGAGGATGGGAAGGACCTGAGTCGCAGCAGCAAAGCGGGAGGGTAAACACCTACTCACAGAGCAGCATGCCACCCTTTAAGATGTTCATGAAGAGTTTGTACGAACTTGGAGAGACCTGTCACGCAGTAAATAGGGAGCAAAGATCCCAAATTGTGGTTTTTCAAAATACTTCTTTGACTTTCCtgtgttttccagtttttctctaaTCAGTCTGTGTTACTCTGTAATTTTAGaagtataaaacatttatatgctGTCGTGGCATTTAAAATAACGACTCTGTGTTTCTGCAGATCCACTTGCTACAATTCCATGGAACCAAATACGCGGCCATTGACCCGTCGATGGTCAGCGCTGAGGAACTGGAGGTGCAGAAAGGCAGCCTCAGCATCAGTCAGGAGGAGCAGTAGCTGAGGCCAGAGAGTTCTTGTCCAGTCAGCAGCGTGAGCGCCCGCCCGGCGGCCCCTCTGCTCCGTTGTCGGGTTCACCGGTTATCACTGTGTTTGGAAGTAGGACTGATTGTCATCTCTGTGACAGGCGGCAGCTCTTCTGAACCAGTGTAACTGTCCCCCCTTcggttttttttttagctttcgaATTTGAGGAAGTACTTTTGAAGACTCCCATTTTAAGAATTGTGAAAATTTTGCTACCAAAAGTCTTCTCACCACTGTGTTCTTAAGAGAATGTTGATTTCTGAGGTTTGggattttgtgggttttttttttttccttttctttcctcctttctttcttgttaCGTTATTTGCTGTAAATGCTGCACATCCAGATTGTGTATCAGAAGGACATTGGTTATGTTTATGCTTTCTTGGTTGTAACTGTTACCAAGTGCCAAGGCTGTCTGTCACACCACCATTTGCTCTCCTGCAAAATCAACTACTTCTAATTTCCGGGTAAGCAGatcattttcagttttatctGTTGTCTTTCTAGCCATTACAGTCATTtggaataaaaattcaatttcagTGAGTGGCTTTGGTGATTATTGTAGTTGCCCAACTGGGCTACATAGACATAGGACTTTCTGAGAAGCAGACCATGGTGTCGTTGGCCAATTCTTTGTGAGATTAGGTAAGTTACTTAATCTCACTAAAGTGCAGTTTGCTCCTTGTAAAGTAACAGTAGCTCTTATTTATTGAGCtgttagtatgtgccaggcacttttcatACCTTCTTGTCTCCCCCTCAGTGGGAAtctctcttaaatctcttttaaactgtaaattcctattttttttttcttgccattaatttgttgaagaaacaggCTCATTTGCTCTACAGAATTCCCCACAGTCTGGATTTGGCTGATTGCAGCCTCACAGTGTCCTTTAACTTGTTTCTATGTCCCTGGTATTTCCCATAAACTGGTAGTTACATCTGGAGGTCAGTCAGGTTCAAATTCAGTCTTTTGGGTGGGAACACTTCATAGGCAGAGCTGTGTGCTTCCCACTGTGTCAGCTCGGGAGGCACGTAACATCTGGTTGTCCCT
Encoded proteins:
- the SPG21 gene encoding maspardin; the protein is MGEIKVSPDYNWFRSTVPLKKIIVDDDDSKIWSLYDAGPRNIRCPLIFLPPVSGTADVFFRQILALTGWGYRVIALQYPVYWDHLEFCDGFRKLLDHLQLDKVHLFGASLGGFLAQKFAEYTHKSPRVHSLILCNSFSDTSIFNQTWTANSFWLMPSFMLKKIVLGNFSSGPVDPMMADAIDFMVDRLESLGQSELASRLTLNCQNSYVEPHKIRDIPVTIMDVFDQSALSTEAKEEMYKLYPNARRAHLKTGGNFPYLCRSAEVNLYVQIHLLQFHGTKYAAIDPSMVSAEELEVQKGSLSISQEEQ